In Rhizobium gallicum bv. gallicum R602sp, the following proteins share a genomic window:
- a CDS encoding ferredoxin--NADP reductase encodes MTTQSTGKTGAGENEDADRPKSPAPADIFAQTVTAVKHYTDRLFHFRITRPASFRFRSGEFVMIGLPNAPKPIFRAYSMASPSWDEEIEFLSIKVRGGQFTENLQKIIPGDTVLMRRKPTGTLVLDALLPGKRLYLFSTGTGVAPFASLIRDPDTYEKFEEVILVQTCREVAELTYITELVDGLKNDPLIGEAASEKLRLHTTTTREAFPRMGRVTDLIRSGVFFRETGLPLFDPTQDRAMICGSMEMLKDSKTVLESFGLVEGANHAPATYVVERAFVG; translated from the coding sequence ATGACCACGCAATCGACCGGCAAAACCGGCGCAGGAGAGAATGAGGACGCCGACAGGCCGAAATCTCCAGCCCCGGCAGACATCTTTGCTCAGACGGTGACGGCGGTGAAACACTACACCGATCGGTTGTTCCATTTCCGCATCACCAGGCCCGCAAGCTTTCGCTTCCGCTCCGGCGAATTCGTCATGATCGGCCTGCCAAATGCGCCAAAGCCGATATTCCGCGCCTATTCGATGGCCAGCCCCTCTTGGGACGAGGAGATCGAATTCCTTTCGATCAAGGTGCGGGGCGGGCAGTTCACCGAAAACCTGCAGAAGATCATTCCCGGGGACACGGTGTTGATGCGCAGGAAACCGACTGGTACGCTGGTGCTCGATGCCCTGCTGCCGGGCAAGCGGCTCTACCTCTTCTCGACCGGAACAGGCGTCGCGCCATTCGCGAGCCTTATCCGCGATCCAGACACCTATGAGAAGTTCGAGGAAGTAATCCTCGTGCAGACCTGCCGAGAAGTCGCCGAACTCACCTACATCACCGAACTGGTAGACGGACTTAAAAACGATCCGCTGATTGGAGAAGCAGCAAGCGAGAAACTGCGCCTCCATACGACGACGACACGCGAAGCCTTCCCCCGCATGGGCCGTGTCACCGATCTCATCCGCAGCGGAGTTTTCTTTCGCGAAACCGGGCTGCCGCTCTTCGATCCGACGCAGGACCGCGCCATGATCTGCGGCTCGATGGAAATGCTGAAGGACAGCAAGACGGTTCTCGAATCCTTCGGGCTCGTCGAAGGCGCCAACCATGCGCCGGCCACTTATGTTGTCGAACGGGCATTCGTCGGTTGA
- a CDS encoding 6-hydroxynicotinate reductase, translating to MVKQASESTIDGKIRCDACPVMCYISEGRSGACDRYANVGGDLIRVDPLTIIENRKDNGGQLVSFLPGAEDKDWDGDLVQAKRSFVTAVGAGTTYPDYKPAPFIVSQREGGVDMVTVVTEGIFSYCGAKVKIDTDRYLGPETSAVRVEGEPVGHVTTGEYGSQMLSLGGVHHLTGGTKKEGRLTCDALLRLCNGEAVAMTIDGGAGIVVKAGTAPVINGVEEQRMRVGCGSATIGMFAKQWARHVDEVVVVDDHITGVLSEHQAGRVLDIPATGIRIKGRRSTPGRYFQVAEPGTGWGGTNISDPLSILGAFDPKTAYPGLRLLMVSTTGEQYGYYILDENLVPALQTSLPEDIRLSVEQIAENCEPAVCSVLFMGGAGGSLRAGVTRNPVQLTRSVKDALTYVSCGGAPAYVWPGGGITVMADVTQMPANSFGYVPTPALVAPIEFTMRLDDYRALGGHMEAVVPIEEALKVAERKVAQRQDAPWPTESQNFKWQA from the coding sequence ATGGTCAAACAAGCGAGCGAAAGCACAATAGATGGCAAGATCCGCTGCGATGCCTGCCCGGTGATGTGTTACATTTCAGAGGGCAGATCCGGCGCCTGCGATCGCTACGCCAATGTCGGCGGCGACCTCATTCGCGTCGATCCCCTAACGATCATCGAGAACCGGAAGGACAATGGCGGCCAGCTCGTTTCCTTCCTGCCGGGCGCCGAAGACAAGGACTGGGACGGCGATCTTGTTCAGGCGAAGCGCTCCTTCGTCACCGCCGTCGGCGCCGGCACCACCTACCCGGACTATAAGCCTGCCCCCTTCATCGTCTCGCAGCGAGAAGGCGGCGTCGACATGGTGACGGTCGTCACCGAAGGCATCTTCAGCTACTGCGGCGCCAAGGTGAAAATCGATACCGACCGCTATCTCGGCCCTGAGACCTCTGCCGTGCGCGTTGAAGGCGAGCCGGTTGGCCATGTCACGACCGGCGAATACGGCTCACAGATGCTCTCGCTCGGCGGCGTCCATCACCTGACCGGCGGGACCAAGAAGGAGGGCCGCCTCACGTGCGACGCACTTTTGCGACTCTGCAACGGTGAGGCCGTGGCGATGACGATCGACGGCGGCGCGGGGATCGTCGTCAAGGCGGGTACGGCACCGGTCATCAACGGCGTCGAGGAACAGCGAATGCGCGTCGGCTGCGGCTCGGCGACGATCGGCATGTTTGCCAAGCAATGGGCGCGGCATGTGGACGAGGTTGTCGTGGTCGACGACCACATCACCGGCGTTCTTTCCGAACACCAGGCTGGCCGCGTGCTCGACATCCCAGCGACCGGCATCAGGATCAAGGGCCGCCGTTCAACCCCGGGTCGCTATTTCCAGGTGGCAGAGCCCGGCACCGGCTGGGGCGGCACCAACATTTCCGATCCGCTCTCGATTCTCGGCGCGTTCGATCCCAAGACCGCCTATCCCGGCCTGCGCCTCCTGATGGTCTCCACCACGGGTGAGCAATATGGGTACTACATTCTCGACGAAAACCTCGTGCCCGCTCTCCAGACGAGCCTGCCCGAAGATATCCGCTTATCGGTCGAGCAAATCGCCGAAAATTGCGAGCCGGCCGTCTGCTCGGTGCTTTTCATGGGTGGCGCCGGAGGCAGCTTGCGCGCAGGGGTCACGCGCAATCCGGTGCAACTCACCCGCTCGGTCAAGGACGCACTGACCTACGTGTCGTGCGGTGGCGCGCCGGCCTATGTCTGGCCCGGCGGCGGCATTACCGTGATGGCAGACGTGACGCAGATGCCGGCCAATTCCTTCGGCTACGTGCCGACCCCCGCACTCGTCGCGCCAATCGAATTCACTATGCGGCTTGACGACTACCGTGCGCTCGGCGGCCATATGGAAGCGGTGGTACCGATCGAGGAGGCGCTGAAGGTGGCGGAACGCAAGGTCGCTCAGCGCCAGGACGCACCCTGGCCAACCGAAAGCCAAAATTTCAAGTGGCAGGCATGA
- a CDS encoding amino acid synthesis family protein, translating into MAEPKIRKILTAVEEIRHEGGTPPAKPLKRGAVLAVIENPFAGAYHEDIQGFMKDLEPLGLDMARRLIEALGGNAGAIEGYGKGAIVGQAGEVEHGALWHVPGGYAMREALGNAKAIVPSTKKVGAAGTRLDVPVTHIDASYVRSHFDAMEVGLADAPRANEMVLALVMTTGARIHARVGGLKAEDIKGEDGLR; encoded by the coding sequence ATGGCCGAACCAAAGATCAGGAAAATCCTTACGGCGGTGGAGGAAATCCGCCATGAAGGCGGCACGCCACCTGCAAAGCCGCTGAAGCGCGGCGCCGTGCTTGCCGTTATCGAAAATCCGTTCGCGGGCGCCTATCATGAGGATATTCAGGGCTTCATGAAGGATCTGGAGCCTCTCGGCCTCGACATGGCGAGGCGGCTGATAGAAGCGCTCGGCGGCAACGCGGGCGCGATCGAGGGCTATGGCAAGGGCGCGATTGTCGGTCAGGCCGGCGAAGTGGAACATGGCGCCCTATGGCATGTGCCGGGCGGCTATGCCATGCGCGAGGCATTGGGTAACGCCAAGGCGATCGTTCCCTCGACGAAGAAAGTCGGCGCCGCCGGCACGCGGCTAGACGTTCCCGTAACCCATATCGATGCGTCCTATGTCCGCAGCCATTTCGACGCCATGGAGGTCGGCCTTGCCGACGCACCGCGCGCTAACGAGATGGTACTGGCGCTGGTAATGACCACCGGCGCGCGCATTCACGCCCGCGTCGGCGGACTAAAAGCAGAAGACATCAAGGGAGAGGATGGACTGAGATGA
- a CDS encoding molybdopterin-dependent oxidoreductase, whose translation MNQIAEARIAANAVAVNFTLDGEAVAAHVHPARRLSETLREEFGCKDVKIGCNAGDCGACTVLLDGEPVCSCTTASAQANGRAVETLRGLVDTDAVAKGLAEAFQRHGAAQCGICTPGIIVTATALLRSCTQLNETVVQDALGGVLCRCTGYRKIIDAILDAGGALERPATLTDGGVGAAIARIDGLAKVMGREAFGDDVAPNDAWSLRVVRSPYPHAAFAFGDLKAWRDANPGVELVLTAKDIPGKNCFGVIPPFADQPVFAEKVARFRGEAVAAVVGEANAIAALDLECFPIGWEERKPAMTVAEALLPEAAVLHGNRAGNVMCSGFVKRGDVEAGFTAADIVIEGDFSTAFVEHAYIEPEAGYAIRIGNRLEIYGCTQAPFMDRDSMAEIMGLSPEAVRVVPSACGGGFGSKLDLSIQPYIGLAAWLTNRPVRMAYSRTESMQSTTKRHPSEITIRIGATRDGKITALEFNGDFNTGAYASWGPTVANRVPVHASGPYLIENYRARSRAIHTHCPPSGAFRGFGVPQAAMAQESLLDELALKLGMDRLELRLLNALDNGQPTVTGQIFDKGVGIGACLEALQPAWDRAGPEAKDRNAEAERSGSPLRWGIGIASGWYGCGNTSLPNPSIIKAGIRADGTIVLHQGATDIGQGSNTVIAQIFATALGVPVSACMLVGPDTYLTPDAGKTSASRQTYVSGNAARLCGEALRTQILRLGNVSGDAEIKIDNGVIRLADGEVRRTVHLGEALPADADGYVLVAEESYDPPTRPLDENGQGHPYAVFGYAAQLVELSVDMALGTVKLRKFTAAHDVGRAINPLLIEGQIQGGIAQGVGFALMEEFVPGRTENLHDYLIPTFGDIPPVETLIVEVEDGHGPYGAKGLGEHVLIPTAPAILNAIRDAAGVRIHHLPATPAKVMAAIRAAVKN comes from the coding sequence ATGAACCAGATCGCTGAAGCTAGGATCGCGGCGAATGCCGTTGCAGTTAATTTCACCCTCGATGGCGAAGCCGTCGCTGCCCATGTCCATCCCGCGCGCCGGCTTTCCGAAACGCTGCGCGAGGAATTCGGCTGCAAGGACGTCAAGATCGGCTGCAACGCCGGCGACTGCGGCGCCTGCACCGTACTGCTCGACGGCGAGCCCGTCTGCTCATGCACCACAGCGTCGGCGCAGGCCAATGGCCGTGCGGTCGAGACGCTGCGTGGGCTTGTCGATACGGATGCGGTCGCAAAAGGTCTCGCCGAAGCCTTCCAGCGGCACGGCGCCGCCCAGTGCGGCATCTGCACGCCGGGCATAATCGTTACGGCAACCGCGCTGCTGCGCTCCTGTACGCAGCTGAACGAGACCGTTGTTCAGGATGCGCTCGGCGGCGTGCTGTGCCGCTGCACCGGTTACCGCAAGATCATCGACGCGATCCTGGATGCCGGCGGCGCGCTCGAAAGACCCGCAACGCTAACCGACGGCGGCGTCGGCGCGGCCATTGCCCGTATCGACGGGCTTGCAAAGGTCATGGGCCGGGAGGCCTTCGGCGATGATGTTGCACCCAACGATGCGTGGTCGCTTCGCGTCGTCCGCTCGCCTTATCCGCATGCGGCTTTCGCTTTCGGCGATCTGAAGGCCTGGCGCGACGCCAATCCCGGTGTTGAGCTGGTGCTGACGGCCAAGGACATTCCCGGCAAGAACTGCTTCGGCGTCATCCCGCCCTTTGCCGACCAGCCGGTCTTTGCCGAGAAAGTGGCGCGCTTCCGGGGCGAGGCCGTCGCGGCCGTTGTCGGTGAGGCGAACGCGATCGCCGCACTCGATCTGGAGTGTTTCCCGATCGGCTGGGAAGAGCGCAAGCCGGCAATGACTGTCGCAGAAGCACTTTTGCCGGAGGCAGCCGTCCTCCACGGGAACCGCGCGGGCAACGTGATGTGCAGCGGCTTCGTCAAGCGTGGGGATGTCGAAGCCGGCTTTACCGCCGCCGACATCGTCATTGAGGGCGATTTTTCAACCGCTTTCGTCGAACACGCCTATATCGAGCCGGAAGCCGGCTATGCTATCCGCATCGGCAATCGGTTGGAAATTTATGGCTGCACGCAGGCACCCTTCATGGACCGCGACAGCATGGCCGAGATCATGGGACTGTCGCCGGAGGCTGTGCGCGTGGTGCCTTCAGCCTGCGGCGGTGGCTTCGGCTCCAAGCTCGATCTTTCCATACAGCCCTATATCGGTCTTGCCGCCTGGCTCACCAACCGGCCGGTGCGCATGGCCTATTCCCGCACCGAATCCATGCAATCCACCACAAAGCGCCACCCCAGCGAGATCACAATCCGCATCGGTGCGACGCGAGACGGAAAGATCACTGCGCTTGAGTTCAACGGCGATTTCAACACCGGCGCCTATGCCTCCTGGGGGCCAACGGTCGCCAACCGCGTGCCGGTGCACGCCTCCGGCCCCTACTTGATCGAGAACTATCGCGCGCGGAGCAGGGCGATCCACACCCACTGTCCGCCATCCGGCGCGTTCCGCGGATTCGGCGTGCCGCAGGCGGCAATGGCACAGGAGTCCCTGCTCGACGAACTGGCGCTGAAACTTGGCATGGACCGCCTGGAACTGCGCCTTCTTAACGCGCTCGACAACGGCCAGCCGACGGTAACGGGCCAGATCTTCGACAAGGGCGTGGGCATCGGCGCCTGTCTGGAGGCCCTGCAACCCGCCTGGGATCGCGCCGGCCCGGAAGCAAAGGATCGCAACGCCGAAGCCGAACGTTCTGGCAGCCCGCTGCGCTGGGGCATCGGCATCGCGTCCGGCTGGTACGGCTGCGGCAACACCTCGCTGCCCAATCCCTCGATCATCAAAGCCGGCATTCGCGCCGATGGCACCATCGTCCTGCACCAGGGCGCAACCGATATCGGCCAGGGTTCGAACACCGTTATCGCCCAGATTTTCGCGACCGCGCTGGGTGTGCCTGTCTCTGCCTGCATGCTCGTCGGTCCAGATACCTACCTGACGCCCGATGCCGGCAAGACCTCCGCCTCCCGACAGACCTATGTTTCTGGCAATGCCGCTAGGCTTTGTGGCGAAGCGCTGAGAACACAGATCCTAAGGCTCGGCAATGTCTCGGGCGATGCCGAGATTAAGATCGACAACGGCGTCATCCGCCTCGCCGACGGCGAGGTGCGCCGGACGGTTCATCTTGGCGAAGCTCTGCCTGCCGACGCGGACGGCTACGTCCTCGTGGCCGAGGAAAGCTACGACCCGCCGACAAGACCGCTCGACGAGAACGGCCAGGGCCATCCCTACGCGGTCTTCGGCTATGCCGCGCAACTGGTCGAACTCAGTGTCGACATGGCGCTCGGCACGGTTAAGCTGCGGAAGTTCACCGCCGCCCATGACGTCGGCAGGGCGATCAACCCGCTGCTGATCGAGGGACAGATCCAGGGCGGCATCGCTCAGGGTGTGGGTTTTGCGCTGATGGAGGAATTCGTTCCGGGACGCACCGAGAACCTGCACGATTACCTCATCCCGACCTTCGGCGACATTCCGCCCGTCGAGACCCTGATCGTCGAGGTCGAGGACGGCCATGGACCGTACGGCGCCAAGGGGCTCGGGGAGCATGTACTGATCCCGACTGCGCCGGCGATCCTCAACGCAATTCGCGATGCTGCGGGCGTGCGCATCCACCACCTGCCAGCGACGCCGGCGAAGGTGATGGCGGCGATCCGCGCCGCAGTGAAGAACTGA
- a CDS encoding amidohydrolase family protein: MADVAGGNEKAGRLVIKNIGLILSGKIEQPILDGDCIVCDDGIITAVGYEKDIDTEGAKTIVDARATTVAPGLIDSHVHPVIGDYTPRQQQLNWIDSTLNGGVTTMISAGEVHAPGRPRDIVGLKAHAIASQRFYENFRPSGVKVHAGAPVIETGMVEQDFKDLAEAGVKLLGEVGLGSVKDAANAKQMVAWARKYGIQSTIHTGGPSIPGSGLIDKDVVLEADTDVVGHLNGGHTALPDDQIVCICERCMRGLEIVHNGNERAALLTVNTARELKKLDQVILGTDGPAGSGVQPLGILRMVSLVASLSDTPAEVAFCFATGNTARQRNLDCGIIEPGRTADFVIMDRAQHAPGATLLESVKLGNLPGIGMTVIDGVIRTQRSRNTPPATAVPEIVFGRYAQYG; the protein is encoded by the coding sequence ATGGCTGATGTAGCGGGCGGAAACGAAAAGGCTGGCAGGCTGGTCATCAAGAATATCGGCCTGATCCTTTCCGGCAAGATCGAGCAGCCGATCCTCGACGGGGACTGTATCGTTTGCGACGACGGAATTATCACCGCAGTAGGCTATGAGAAGGACATCGACACGGAAGGCGCCAAGACGATCGTCGACGCCAGGGCGACGACAGTCGCCCCCGGGCTGATCGACAGCCACGTCCACCCGGTGATCGGCGACTACACACCGCGCCAGCAGCAACTGAACTGGATCGACTCGACGCTCAACGGCGGTGTAACGACGATGATCTCGGCTGGCGAAGTGCACGCACCCGGCCGTCCGCGCGACATCGTCGGCCTCAAAGCGCATGCGATTGCCTCGCAGCGGTTCTACGAAAATTTCCGTCCCTCAGGGGTCAAGGTTCATGCCGGTGCGCCGGTCATCGAGACGGGCATGGTCGAACAGGATTTCAAGGATCTGGCGGAGGCCGGCGTCAAGCTGCTCGGCGAAGTCGGTCTCGGCAGCGTCAAGGACGCCGCCAATGCCAAGCAGATGGTGGCCTGGGCGCGCAAATACGGCATCCAGAGCACAATCCACACTGGCGGTCCTTCGATTCCCGGCTCGGGCCTGATCGACAAGGATGTGGTGCTGGAGGCGGATACCGATGTGGTCGGCCATCTGAACGGCGGGCATACGGCGCTGCCGGACGACCAGATCGTCTGCATCTGCGAGCGCTGCATGCGGGGTCTGGAGATCGTTCACAACGGAAACGAGCGTGCGGCGCTGCTGACGGTCAACACGGCGCGTGAACTCAAGAAGCTCGATCAGGTCATTCTCGGCACCGATGGACCGGCGGGTTCCGGCGTGCAGCCGCTCGGCATCCTGCGCATGGTGTCGTTGGTCGCAAGTCTTTCCGACACGCCGGCGGAGGTGGCCTTCTGTTTCGCCACCGGCAATACGGCCCGCCAGCGCAATCTCGACTGCGGCATCATCGAGCCCGGCAGGACGGCCGACTTCGTCATCATGGACCGGGCCCAGCATGCGCCAGGCGCGACCCTCCTCGAGTCCGTGAAGCTCGGCAACCTGCCCGGGATCGGCATGACAGTCATCGACGGCGTAATCCGGACACAGCGAAGCCGCAACACGCCGCCGGCCACGGCGGTGCCGGAGATCGTCTTCGGCCGGTATGCCCAGTATGGCTGA
- a CDS encoding amino acid synthesis family protein, with translation MKAEIRKLAVFLEETHSEMGRTVSPPTRKAAAIAVIRNPFAGRYVEDLTPLIDIGAELGGLLGEKCVVALGIEPSKAESYGKAAMVGENGELEHAAALLHPAMGKPLRAAVEKGAALVPSSKKRGGPGQTLDIPLGHKDAAFVRSHFDGMEVSLNDSPRADEIMVAVAVTDSGRPFARVGGLKVDEIEGKDGLR, from the coding sequence ATGAAAGCCGAAATCCGTAAGCTCGCCGTTTTTCTCGAGGAAACCCATTCTGAAATGGGCCGGACGGTTTCGCCGCCGACCCGCAAGGCGGCCGCAATTGCGGTTATCCGCAACCCCTTTGCCGGACGCTATGTCGAGGACCTGACGCCGCTGATCGATATCGGCGCCGAACTCGGCGGCCTGCTGGGAGAGAAATGTGTGGTGGCACTGGGCATTGAGCCCTCCAAGGCCGAGAGCTACGGCAAGGCAGCCATGGTCGGCGAGAACGGTGAGCTGGAACATGCCGCCGCCCTACTGCATCCCGCCATGGGCAAGCCGCTTCGCGCCGCCGTCGAGAAAGGCGCGGCCCTGGTCCCGTCGTCGAAGAAGCGTGGCGGGCCTGGCCAGACACTCGACATACCCCTCGGCCACAAGGATGCAGCCTTCGTCCGCTCACACTTCGACGGCATGGAGGTAAGCCTTAACGATTCCCCGCGCGCCGACGAGATCATGGTCGCCGTCGCCGTCACGGACAGCGGCCGGCCTTTTGCCCGCGTCGGCGGCCTGAAGGTGGACGAGATCGAAGGCAAGGACGGACTGCGCTAG
- a CDS encoding UPF0280 family protein: MPDQDGSGGRLHLQHGPIDLVIGADDGARLRCNAADMRARAFEVATARFETVLEELTSELPLLRTEADPDMSDPGGSVARRMVAAVKPLSRYRFITPMAAVAGAVAEEILDSMVAAFSPVERPARIYVNNGGDIAVHLHGDASFRVRIARLDNVSLGHFELKGACQSRGIATSGRGGRSLSLGIAESVTVIARTAAEADAAATLIANAVDLPGHPAIERVRAVDVRDDSDLGTRLVVRNCGRLASDEVEEALSRGGAEAERFIALGFIERAALFLQDQGRLAMACDQDSTGNTIIATEHVSHGRTKDQENPYGGGGNPP, from the coding sequence TTGCCGGATCAGGACGGATCAGGTGGCAGGCTGCACCTGCAGCACGGCCCGATCGACCTCGTCATCGGCGCCGATGACGGCGCTCGCCTGCGTTGCAACGCGGCAGATATGCGCGCCCGTGCCTTCGAGGTCGCAACTGCGAGGTTCGAAACGGTGCTTGAGGAGCTGACGTCGGAGCTGCCGCTGCTTCGCACCGAAGCGGATCCGGACATGTCCGATCCCGGCGGAAGCGTCGCCAGACGGATGGTCGCGGCAGTGAAGCCGCTTTCGCGATACCGTTTCATAACACCGATGGCCGCCGTTGCCGGCGCCGTCGCGGAGGAAATTCTAGACTCAATGGTTGCCGCTTTTTCACCAGTCGAAAGACCGGCCCGGATCTACGTCAACAATGGCGGCGACATCGCTGTCCATCTCCACGGTGACGCCTCCTTCCGTGTCCGCATCGCCCGGCTAGACAATGTTTCACTTGGCCATTTCGAGCTGAAGGGCGCCTGCCAGAGCCGCGGTATCGCCACCAGCGGCAGGGGGGGCCGCAGCCTCTCGCTCGGCATTGCCGAATCCGTTACCGTCATTGCCCGCACCGCAGCCGAGGCGGATGCCGCCGCGACGCTCATCGCCAATGCCGTCGATCTTCCCGGCCATCCTGCAATCGAACGCGTCCGCGCCGTCGATGTCCGCGACGACAGCGATCTCGGAACAAGGCTCGTCGTGCGCAATTGCGGCAGGCTGGCATCCGACGAGGTCGAGGAAGCTCTGTCACGCGGCGGCGCGGAAGCTGAGCGCTTCATAGCGCTCGGTTTCATCGAAAGAGCCGCGCTTTTTCTTCAGGATCAGGGGCGCCTGGCAATGGCGTGCGATCAGGACTCCACCGGAAACACAATCATCGCAACGGAGCACGTCAGCCATGGCCGAACCAAAGATCAGGAAAATCCTTACGGCGGTGGAGGAAATCCGCCATGA
- a CDS encoding RES family NAD+ phosphorylase: protein MTPLPIALGGSELIAWRLDQASFASTWDSGEGAYRVGGRWNSKGVRAVYCSIDPSTAILEVAVHKGFRALDMVPHMLTASVITDIAAVHVVDPANVPNPNWLRPGIPSAGQQAFGDDLLRRHRFITIPSAVSTHSWNLIFVASVAAGAYALKFQEAFALDTRLHPPSTT, encoded by the coding sequence ATGACGCCACTGCCGATCGCGCTCGGCGGGTCCGAGTTGATTGCCTGGCGGCTTGATCAGGCAAGCTTTGCATCGACATGGGATAGCGGCGAAGGCGCCTACCGGGTCGGGGGGCGCTGGAACAGCAAAGGCGTTCGAGCTGTCTACTGTTCGATCGACCCGTCGACGGCGATCCTCGAGGTCGCCGTTCACAAGGGTTTTCGCGCACTCGACATGGTTCCCCATATGCTGACGGCGTCCGTCATCACCGACATCGCCGCTGTGCATGTCGTCGATCCTGCGAATGTTCCCAATCCGAATTGGCTGCGTCCGGGTATCCCGAGTGCTGGTCAGCAAGCCTTCGGCGACGATCTGCTTCGGCGGCATCGCTTTATCACGATCCCGAGCGCGGTATCGACGCACAGCTGGAATCTCATTTTCGTGGCAAGCGTTGCGGCAGGCGCGTATGCGCTCAAGTTCCAGGAGGCCTTCGCCCTCGATACAAGACTACATCCGCCATCGACGACATGA
- the parS gene encoding type II RES/Xre toxin-antitoxin system antitoxin, which translates to MVVAAENILPEGTAGELQKVAALLGGARILSRRLTSALDAHELLLHGLPTSAVDHLIGQLVFIGKTQSLEKAVGMSLRTWQRRKDAPSKPLSQEQSGRAWKFAEILAKATDVFGTQAEAEQWLEGPAIGLDQRRPIDLLGTPAGVELVEDYLERLEYGVYA; encoded by the coding sequence ATGGTGGTCGCGGCGGAAAATATCCTTCCTGAAGGTACAGCCGGGGAACTGCAGAAGGTTGCGGCGCTACTTGGTGGCGCCCGTATCCTGTCGCGCCGGCTCACGAGTGCGCTCGATGCGCATGAGCTCCTGCTGCATGGCCTGCCGACGTCTGCGGTCGATCATCTGATTGGGCAGCTGGTGTTTATCGGCAAGACCCAATCTCTGGAAAAGGCCGTCGGCATGAGCCTGCGGACCTGGCAGCGCCGCAAGGATGCGCCTTCCAAACCGCTGAGCCAGGAGCAGAGCGGCCGGGCCTGGAAGTTTGCCGAGATCCTGGCAAAGGCGACGGATGTCTTCGGAACGCAGGCGGAGGCCGAACAATGGTTGGAGGGTCCGGCGATTGGGCTCGACCAACGCCGTCCGATCGATCTTCTCGGCACGCCCGCCGGCGTCGAACTGGTCGAGGACTATCTCGAACGGCTTGAATACGGCGTCTATGCATGA